From the Leptotrichia sp. oral taxon 221 genome, one window contains:
- a CDS encoding DKNYY domain-containing protein, producing MQKKIFKLIGMMVLFGNIGFSEYKARDGKVYYNNNLVVKNLDVNNFKVLGNNYVTDDNKIFFMNLEMKRVDLPTFEVLANQLSKDKNNVYYKDEVFPDLSAADLKIYNDEDDGVVYVQSNEKMYAFTDLEIRELQGVNLASFEVLKNGYSKDNKKVYYEGIVLENSNPTTFKILNKGYSKDINNVYYLSEPIQDANPKAFNALSDSYATDGKNVYYGNKAIKGADLLTFEAINDYPFYSKDKNGVYYNGVKIPNADSKTFEVLDYEYSKDKNNVYQKNKVVSKANPQTFELIPDTIYARDNNNIFYNLNVIDRYNPQNFEVKNSYILKSNNKIYYIGLKLNKVDAATFETVKGNDDPDFRSPYVKDKKRVYVVNVLNPDRTIEEVKGADPKNFSIIDPDYYMYTRDKGDVYYYDASTKISKMKGADAKSFKIFDNYFSKDKKDVYFKNSKLKGISSKKFDILLENYSMYFLRDKNSVYLFTINDPIDTTWQKLEAIPTIDPDSFEVLDDWYFKDKNNVYYYDLSRKDKFMKIPLADTGTFAVLTEGYSKDANDVYYYGEKIESVHPEGFKIVKSTPQGNFIKDDDNVYLFSLQYEGNNDTKYKIKVFNNVDAPSFAMYNEYYGKDKNNIYYYDFSNTEELLKVNKANRNTFVALNEYYAKDRNNVYCTNKVLKRADSQTFDIVTDQDTGEPLARDKNNIYNNYCEISDESGNE from the coding sequence ATGCAAAAAAAGATATTTAAATTAATAGGAATGATGGTTTTATTTGGGAATATAGGTTTTTCTGAATATAAAGCAAGGGATGGAAAAGTTTATTATAATAATAATCTTGTAGTAAAAAATTTAGATGTAAATAATTTCAAAGTTTTAGGAAATAATTATGTAACAGACGATAATAAAATATTTTTTATGAACTTGGAAATGAAAAGAGTTGATTTGCCAACATTTGAAGTTTTAGCGAATCAATTATCGAAGGATAAAAATAATGTATATTATAAAGATGAAGTTTTTCCTGATTTGAGTGCGGCAGACCTTAAAATCTATAATGACGAGGATGATGGAGTTGTATATGTTCAAAGCAACGAAAAAATGTATGCTTTCACTGATTTGGAAATAAGAGAATTACAAGGAGTAAATCTAGCATCATTTGAAGTATTGAAAAATGGATATTCAAAAGATAATAAAAAAGTTTATTATGAAGGAATAGTGTTGGAAAATTCTAATCCGACAACATTTAAAATTTTAAATAAAGGATACTCAAAAGATATAAATAATGTTTACTATTTGTCGGAACCTATACAAGATGCAAATCCAAAGGCATTTAATGCATTGAGTGATTCTTATGCTACAGATGGTAAAAATGTTTATTATGGTAATAAAGCTATAAAAGGTGCGGATTTGTTAACATTTGAGGCAATTAATGATTATCCTTTTTACAGTAAAGATAAAAATGGTGTCTACTATAATGGAGTGAAAATTCCAAATGCAGATTCTAAAACATTTGAAGTACTTGATTATGAGTACTCAAAAGATAAAAATAATGTTTATCAAAAAAATAAAGTAGTAAGTAAAGCGAATCCGCAAACATTTGAGTTAATACCAGACACAATTTATGCGAGAGATAATAACAATATCTTTTATAATTTAAATGTAATAGATAGATATAATCCTCAAAATTTTGAGGTAAAAAATTCGTATATATTAAAAAGTAATAATAAAATTTATTATATTGGTTTAAAATTAAATAAAGTGGACGCAGCGACATTTGAAACAGTAAAAGGAAACGACGATCCAGATTTTAGAAGTCCATATGTGAAGGATAAAAAAAGAGTTTATGTTGTAAATGTTTTGAATCCAGATAGAACGATTGAAGAAGTAAAAGGTGCAGATCCTAAAAACTTCAGTATAATTGATCCCGATTATTACATGTATACGAGGGACAAAGGAGATGTTTATTATTACGATGCATCGACAAAAATTTCTAAAATGAAAGGTGCAGATGCGAAATCATTTAAAATATTTGATAATTATTTTTCAAAAGATAAAAAAGATGTTTATTTTAAAAATAGTAAATTGAAAGGAATTAGTTCGAAAAAATTTGATATTTTATTAGAAAATTATTCAATGTATTTCTTACGAGATAAAAATAGTGTATATTTATTTACAATAAATGATCCAATTGATACAACTTGGCAAAAATTGGAAGCAATTCCTACGATAGATCCTGATTCATTTGAAGTACTAGATGATTGGTACTTTAAAGATAAAAACAACGTATATTATTATGATTTGTCAAGAAAAGATAAATTTATGAAAATTCCATTGGCAGATACAGGAACATTTGCTGTTTTGACTGAAGGATATTCAAAAGATGCAAACGATGTGTATTATTATGGTGAAAAAATTGAATCTGTACATCCAGAAGGATTCAAAATTGTAAAAAGTACACCACAAGGGAATTTTATAAAAGATGATGACAATGTATATTTATTTTCTTTACAATATGAAGGAAACAATGATACAAAATACAAGATAAAAGTTTTCAATAATGTGGATGCACCGTCATTTGCAATGTATAATGAATACTATGGAAAAGATAAAAACAATATTTATTATTATGATTTTTCAAATACAGAAGAATTGTTAAAAGTTAACAAGGCAAACAGAAATACTTTCGTAGCATTAAATGAGTATTATGCAAAAGATAGAAACAATGTGTATTGTACAAATAAAGTCTTGAAACGAGCAGACAGTCAAACTTTTGATATAGTTACTGATCAAGATACAGGAGAGCCGTTGGCTAGAGATAAAAATAATATTTACAATAATTATTGTGAGATAAGTGACGAATCAGGTAATGAATAG
- the asnA gene encoding aspartate--ammonia ligase produces the protein MAKTIVPKNYDPKWDIMETEIAIKLTKDFFERELANTLSLTRISAPLFVKRATGLNDNLNGVERPVAFEMKEIPGETIEIVHSLAKWKRLALKRYGVEAGKGIYADMNAIRRDEDLDNTHSIYVDQWDWEKVLTKETRNVETLKETVRKIFSVFKKTQNMLAEKYEKAEKFLPEEVTFVTSQELEDLYPELTPEERENVYAKEKGAIFIMQIGKVLASGQRHDGRAPDYDDWELNGDLIMWNPVLDRSLELSSMGIRVDKDSLRKQLKELGLEERENLDFHKLLLNEELPLTIGGGIGQSRICMFLLQKAHIGEVQASIWSDDIVKTCEENGINLL, from the coding sequence ATGGCAAAAACAATTGTACCAAAAAATTATGATCCAAAATGGGATATTATGGAAACAGAAATTGCAATTAAATTGACAAAAGATTTTTTTGAAAGAGAATTAGCAAATACATTAAGTTTAACAAGAATTTCAGCACCGTTATTCGTAAAAAGAGCTACAGGGTTAAATGATAACTTAAATGGTGTGGAAAGACCAGTTGCCTTTGAAATGAAAGAAATTCCAGGAGAAACAATTGAAATCGTTCATTCATTAGCAAAATGGAAAAGATTGGCATTGAAAAGATATGGAGTAGAAGCTGGAAAAGGTATTTATGCTGATATGAATGCAATAAGAAGAGACGAAGATTTAGATAACACACATTCAATTTACGTTGACCAATGGGATTGGGAAAAAGTTTTAACAAAAGAAACTAGAAATGTTGAAACATTAAAAGAAACTGTAAGAAAAATTTTCAGCGTATTCAAAAAAACTCAAAATATGTTAGCTGAAAAATATGAAAAAGCAGAAAAATTCTTACCAGAAGAAGTAACATTTGTAACATCTCAAGAATTAGAAGATTTATATCCTGAATTAACTCCAGAAGAAAGAGAAAATGTTTATGCAAAAGAAAAAGGAGCTATTTTCATTATGCAAATAGGAAAAGTTTTAGCTTCAGGACAAAGACATGACGGAAGAGCACCAGATTATGATGATTGGGAATTAAATGGAGATTTAATCATGTGGAATCCAGTGTTAGACAGATCATTGGAATTATCTTCAATGGGAATCAGAGTAGACAAAGATTCATTAAGAAAACAATTAAAAGAATTGGGATTAGAAGAAAGAGAAAATTTAGACTTCCATAAGTTATTGTTAAATGAAGAATTACCGTTAACAATTGGTGGAGGAATCGGACAATCAAGAATTTGTATGTTCTTATTACAAAAAGCTCATATTGGAGAAGTTCAAGCTTCAATTTGGTCAGACGATATTGTAAAAACTTGCGAAGAAAACGGAATAAATTTATTATAG
- a CDS encoding DKNYY domain-containing protein, which produces MISLKKNIFILILVISSFIFSKDLGYIIKDDTIVYREEIEGTKKEYELPFINKESFEIIDDIYAKNNISAFYKGKRIDFSDPKTFTVLSQNIAKDKYRIFYNGEILSNNLNTNDIEVVNKYYIKDKYYYYGINEYKSKDYSVYGKNFTNKNLAKITNRIKITPDMKIQDEYLISKENIYYLGKKIDNIDLNTFQNLKYGISKDKNNIYFNGINIKFLNGIELKDKDLKSIGENYFRNKNNIYIVTDSDIDNEFWIYRLNLSSDLLDFKVISKDYFINNGIGYYKTDQIGKIDEKTFKIIRDKYSKDKNNIYFENKIIKNVDKNTFEILGYDYSRDRNNVYYRDKIYLNFIPKEIQVIDKIFLVTDNKVYFKSDKKSEIEKDFFKIIDDNFIAINDKIYYFIFDGGLHSFRVENSKKFRNIGFNFYSDDSNIYYYDKKIKKIDKNSIGIINKNYISDKNNIFYKDKILENIDRSTFKIMDEVNSRDINGNYIDRCYNIFNEYCNEEYIPEIIHKMKK; this is translated from the coding sequence GTGATTAGTCTGAAAAAAAATATTTTTATTTTAATATTAGTTATTAGTAGTTTTATTTTCTCTAAAGATTTAGGCTACATTATTAAAGATGATACCATAGTTTATAGAGAAGAAATTGAAGGTACTAAAAAAGAATACGAATTACCATTCATTAATAAAGAAAGTTTTGAAATAATTGATGATATTTATGCTAAAAATAATATAAGTGCTTTTTATAAAGGAAAGAGGATAGACTTTTCTGATCCAAAGACATTTACGGTGTTATCACAAAATATAGCTAAAGATAAATATAGAATTTTTTATAATGGTGAGATTTTAAGTAATAATTTGAACACAAATGATATAGAAGTAGTCAATAAATATTATATAAAAGATAAATACTATTATTATGGAATTAATGAATATAAAAGTAAAGATTATTCAGTTTATGGAAAAAATTTTACTAATAAAAATTTAGCAAAAATAACAAATAGAATAAAGATAACTCCAGATATGAAAATACAGGATGAATATTTAATTTCAAAAGAAAATATCTATTATTTAGGTAAAAAAATAGACAATATTGATTTGAATACTTTTCAAAATTTAAAGTATGGAATATCAAAAGATAAAAATAATATTTACTTTAATGGAATTAATATAAAATTTTTAAATGGAATTGAACTAAAAGATAAAGATTTAAAAAGTATTGGCGAAAACTATTTTAGAAATAAAAATAATATTTATATCGTTACTGACTCTGATATAGATAATGAATTTTGGATTTATAGACTTAATTTAAGTTCTGATTTGTTAGATTTCAAGGTAATTTCAAAGGATTATTTTATAAATAATGGAATAGGTTATTATAAAACTGATCAAATTGGAAAAATCGATGAGAAAACTTTTAAAATAATCAGAGATAAGTATTCAAAAGATAAAAATAATATCTATTTTGAAAATAAAATTATAAAAAATGTTGATAAAAATACATTTGAAATTTTAGGCTATGATTATTCAAGAGACAGAAATAATGTTTACTATCGTGATAAAATTTATTTAAATTTTATTCCTAAAGAAATTCAAGTAATTGATAAAATATTTTTAGTTACAGACAATAAAGTATATTTTAAATCTGACAAGAAGTCAGAAATAGAAAAAGATTTTTTTAAAATAATAGATGATAATTTTATTGCAATAAATGATAAAATATATTATTTTATATTTGATGGTGGACTTCACAGTTTTAGAGTAGAAAACTCAAAAAAATTTAGAAATATAGGTTTTAATTTTTATTCTGATGATAGTAATATTTATTATTATGATAAAAAAATTAAAAAAATAGATAAAAATTCAATTGGAATAATTAATAAAAATTATATTAGTGATAAGAATAATATTTTTTATAAAGATAAAATATTAGAAAATATTGATAGGAGTACATTCAAAATTATGGATGAAGTTAATTCAAGGGATATAAATGGAAATTACATTGATAGATGTTATAATATTTTTAATGAATATTGCAATGAAGAATATATCCCTGAAATTATACATAAAATGAAAAAATAA
- a CDS encoding low molecular weight protein-tyrosine-phosphatase has product MKKVLFVCLGNICRSPMAEAVFRKMVEDENLSDKIFIDSAATSSWEHGNPVHHGTRKRLAKEGITVNGMFSRILNDNDLTFDYIIGMDESNISNIKKFLNNRFNGEVKMLLEYAGEKREIADPYYTGDFETTYNDVYKGCKALLETIKKEI; this is encoded by the coding sequence ATGAAAAAAGTACTGTTTGTTTGTCTGGGAAATATTTGTCGATCACCAATGGCTGAGGCTGTTTTTAGAAAAATGGTTGAAGATGAAAATTTATCAGATAAAATTTTTATTGATTCAGCTGCGACAAGTTCTTGGGAGCATGGAAATCCTGTTCATCACGGAACAAGAAAACGTTTGGCAAAAGAAGGAATTACTGTGAATGGAATGTTTTCACGTATTTTAAACGATAATGATTTAACTTTTGATTACATTATTGGAATGGATGAGAGCAATATTTCTAATATTAAGAAATTTCTAAATAATCGATTTAATGGCGAAGTGAAAATGCTTCTTGAATATGCTGGAGAAAAACGTGAAATTGCAGACCCTTATTATACTGGAGATTTTGAGACCACATATAATGATGTTTACAAAGGTTGTAAAGCATTGCTAGAAACTATAAAAAAAGAGATTTAA
- the pckA gene encoding phosphoenolpyruvate carboxykinase (ATP) produces MKSVKKRTYGLKKLGIINPTRVYRNLSPAILVEKAIERGEGTLSSTGALVVTTGKYTGRSPEDKFIVDTEAIHDSIAWGKVNKPISKEKFDFIYSKVIAYLQNREIFVFDGFAGADPTCRLKFRIVNELASQNLFIQQLLIRPTKEELVNYAKEDYTIIAAPGFKCNPETDGVNSEAAIIIDYEAKKVVICGTQYSGEIKKSVFCIMNYLMPERDVLPMHCSANMDAETGETAVFFGLSGTGKTTLSADPRRLLIGDDEHGWSDHGVFNFEGGCYAKCINLDKNNEPEIYNAIRFGSLVENVVMDSGTRKLDFFDGSLTENTRVGYPIDYIENAQVTGVGHIPNVIIFLTADAFGVLPPISRLSKEAAMYHFITGFTSKLAGTERGVTEPQPTFSTCFGEPFMPKRPSVYAKMLGEKIEKYHTRVYLVNTGWTGGPYGIGERIKLKYTRAMINAALNGEIENQEFVHNKFFNVDVPQGCPDVPAEMLNPSNTWNNKESYDTYAEKLVKMFNDNFASKYPNISEDIVNAGPRIIE; encoded by the coding sequence ATGAAAAGTGTAAAAAAAAGAACTTATGGTTTAAAAAAATTGGGGATAATTAATCCGACGAGAGTTTATCGTAATTTATCACCTGCGATTTTGGTTGAAAAAGCAATTGAAAGAGGAGAAGGGACATTATCATCAACAGGGGCATTGGTAGTGACAACAGGAAAATATACGGGGCGTTCACCTGAGGATAAATTTATTGTTGATACAGAAGCTATTCACGATTCGATTGCGTGGGGAAAAGTGAATAAGCCAATTAGCAAAGAAAAATTTGATTTTATTTATTCAAAAGTTATTGCTTATTTACAAAATAGAGAAATTTTTGTTTTTGATGGTTTTGCTGGGGCTGATCCAACTTGCAGATTAAAATTTAGAATTGTAAATGAATTAGCAAGTCAAAATTTATTCATTCAACAATTGTTAATAAGACCGACAAAAGAAGAATTGGTAAATTATGCGAAAGAAGATTATACAATAATTGCAGCACCTGGATTCAAGTGTAATCCTGAAACTGATGGAGTAAATTCTGAAGCAGCAATTATTATTGACTATGAAGCTAAAAAAGTAGTAATTTGTGGAACTCAATATTCAGGAGAAATCAAAAAGAGTGTGTTCTGCATAATGAATTATTTGATGCCAGAAAGAGATGTATTACCAATGCACTGTTCTGCAAATATGGATGCCGAAACTGGAGAAACAGCAGTATTTTTTGGATTGTCAGGAACTGGGAAAACAACATTGTCAGCTGATCCGAGAAGACTTTTGATTGGAGATGATGAACACGGTTGGTCAGATCATGGGGTTTTCAATTTTGAAGGTGGATGTTATGCAAAATGTATAAATTTAGATAAAAATAATGAACCTGAAATTTATAATGCGATAAGATTTGGAAGTTTGGTTGAAAATGTTGTGATGGATTCTGGAACTAGAAAATTAGACTTTTTTGATGGAAGTTTGACTGAAAATACGAGAGTTGGATATCCGATAGATTATATTGAAAATGCTCAAGTAACAGGAGTTGGACACATTCCAAATGTAATAATTTTCTTAACAGCAGATGCGTTTGGAGTATTGCCACCAATTTCAAGATTATCTAAAGAAGCAGCAATGTATCATTTTATAACAGGATTTACTTCAAAATTAGCTGGAACTGAAAGAGGAGTCACTGAACCACAACCAACATTCTCAACTTGTTTCGGTGAGCCATTTATGCCAAAACGACCTTCAGTTTACGCAAAAATGCTAGGAGAAAAAATTGAAAAATATCACACAAGAGTTTATTTGGTAAATACTGGATGGACAGGTGGACCATACGGAATTGGAGAAAGAATAAAATTGAAATATACTCGTGCTATGATAAATGCAGCTTTAAATGGAGAAATCGAAAATCAAGAATTTGTTCACAATAAATTTTTCAATGTAGATGTTCCGCAAGGTTGTCCAGATGTTCCAGCAGAAATGTTAAATCCTTCAAATACTTGGAATAACAAGGAATCATATGACACATACGCTGAAAAATTAGTAAAAATGTTCAATGACAATTTTGCGAGTAAATATCCAAATATCTCAGAAGATATAGTAAATGCAGGGCCTAGAATAATCGAATAA
- a CDS encoding AMP-binding protein: MFLEKTERLALVDFENNHINYIDLVNNIKYYSDNFINLGENKFGLIIMENRPEWIYSFFTIWDKNSAAIAIDAQSSPKEILYVLEDSNPDIIMCSNETEKNILEAISNYNFKDNIKVLNVDNFKIDNEKMKKIVNSQFELRNPEGNQIAAMLYTSGTTGSPKGVMLTYNNLMTEMEGIYEKGIFDHRDQILALLPFHHVLPLTATVLLMLRYQTSIVFVRKIASKEIFEALEKNRVTALIGVPRVFKLFYDGIKQQIDAKFITRAIFKIMSKSKSIPLKRKVFSKVHKKFGGHLDFIVAGGAKLDPEIARFYETLGIYSLEGYGLTETSPVIAVNSKNERKIGTIGKKLYNVDVKIENEELWVKGPIVMKGYYNKPEKTAEVMTEDGWFKTGDLAKIDEEGYITIIGRRNSMIVLSNGKNIDPETLENRLIAKSDKLIKEAGIFNHQNKLAAIIIPDLLECRKRNINNVKTYIKNIVEDYNLSAHNYEKVLDYKVFEEELPKTRVGKLRRFMLPNLYEQNVVKKAKVTEPDNEVYKILKEYVKKAKGIEPQPEENLELEIGMDSLDIVEFFAYIENNFGLQLDEEKFAEMPNLKLLSEYINEKAVKIENNEINWKQIIEEAKPIKDDKNRWITKFLKVFLDVIIKVYFRIQRNGREKLDPKPKIYVSNHQSFIDPLILGSLLPKSILYNTIFLAIDWYFKKFPLKLLVSNGNVILIDINKNIRKSVEEIVGYLKSGKNVLIFPEGARTKDGKVAEFKKVFAIISKELGIDVQCLGIKGGFEAYSRYMKFPKPKKIKVAVLDIIKPEGSYEEIAEKAKEIITKYVESE; the protein is encoded by the coding sequence ATGTTTTTAGAAAAAACCGAGAGATTAGCATTAGTTGATTTTGAAAATAATCACATTAACTATATCGATTTAGTAAACAACATTAAATATTACTCAGATAATTTTATAAATTTAGGAGAAAATAAATTTGGATTAATTATAATGGAAAATAGACCAGAGTGGATTTACAGTTTCTTTACAATTTGGGATAAGAATTCAGCTGCTATTGCAATTGATGCACAAAGTTCTCCAAAAGAAATTTTGTATGTATTGGAAGATTCAAATCCAGATATAATTATGTGTTCAAACGAAACAGAAAAAAATATTTTAGAAGCAATTTCAAATTATAATTTTAAAGATAATATAAAAGTTTTGAATGTAGATAATTTTAAAATTGATAATGAAAAAATGAAAAAAATTGTAAATTCTCAATTTGAGTTAAGAAATCCAGAAGGAAATCAAATAGCAGCAATGCTTTATACATCAGGAACAACAGGGTCACCAAAAGGAGTTATGTTAACTTACAATAATTTAATGACTGAAATGGAAGGAATTTATGAAAAAGGAATTTTTGATCATAGAGATCAGATTTTAGCATTATTGCCGTTTCATCATGTTTTGCCACTAACAGCAACGGTTCTTTTAATGTTAAGATACCAAACTTCAATAGTTTTTGTAAGAAAAATCGCAAGTAAAGAGATTTTTGAAGCATTAGAAAAAAATAGAGTAACTGCATTAATAGGAGTTCCAAGAGTATTCAAACTATTTTATGATGGAATAAAACAACAAATAGATGCAAAATTTATAACAAGAGCAATTTTCAAAATAATGAGTAAAAGTAAATCTATTCCTCTAAAAAGAAAAGTATTTTCAAAAGTTCATAAAAAATTTGGAGGACATTTAGATTTCATCGTTGCAGGTGGAGCCAAATTAGATCCAGAAATTGCTAGATTTTATGAAACTTTAGGAATCTATTCGTTGGAAGGATACGGATTAACAGAAACTTCGCCAGTTATTGCTGTAAATTCAAAAAATGAAAGAAAAATCGGAACAATTGGAAAAAAATTATACAATGTTGATGTAAAAATTGAGAATGAAGAACTTTGGGTAAAAGGCCCTATCGTTATGAAAGGATATTACAACAAGCCAGAAAAAACAGCAGAAGTAATGACAGAAGACGGTTGGTTCAAAACAGGAGATTTAGCAAAAATAGACGAAGAAGGCTACATCACTATAATTGGAAGAAGAAATAGTATGATTGTCCTATCAAATGGGAAAAATATTGATCCTGAAACTCTTGAAAACAGATTAATAGCTAAAAGTGATAAATTAATAAAAGAAGCAGGAATTTTCAATCATCAAAATAAGTTAGCAGCCATAATAATTCCTGATTTATTAGAATGTAGAAAAAGAAATATCAATAACGTAAAAACTTATATAAAAAATATAGTTGAAGATTATAATTTATCTGCTCACAATTATGAAAAAGTGTTAGATTATAAAGTTTTTGAAGAAGAATTACCAAAAACAAGAGTCGGTAAATTACGAAGATTCATGCTTCCAAATTTATACGAACAAAATGTTGTAAAAAAAGCAAAAGTAACAGAACCAGACAATGAAGTATATAAAATTTTAAAAGAATATGTGAAAAAAGCGAAAGGAATTGAACCTCAACCAGAAGAAAATCTAGAATTAGAAATTGGTATGGATTCACTAGATATAGTTGAATTTTTTGCCTATATCGAAAATAATTTTGGATTGCAATTAGATGAAGAAAAATTCGCTGAAATGCCTAATTTAAAACTTTTATCAGAATATATTAATGAAAAAGCAGTGAAAATTGAAAATAATGAAATAAATTGGAAACAAATAATCGAAGAAGCCAAACCCATAAAAGATGACAAAAATCGTTGGATTACAAAATTTTTAAAAGTATTTTTAGATGTAATAATAAAAGTATATTTTAGAATCCAAAGAAATGGAAGAGAAAAATTAGATCCTAAACCAAAAATTTATGTTTCAAACCACCAAAGTTTCATTGATCCATTAATTTTAGGAAGTTTGCTACCAAAATCAATCCTTTATAACACAATATTTTTAGCAATAGACTGGTATTTCAAAAAATTTCCTCTAAAATTATTAGTAAGTAATGGAAATGTAATTTTGATTGATATAAATAAAAACATCAGAAAAAGTGTAGAGGAAATTGTAGGATATTTAAAAAGTGGAAAAAATGTGTTAATTTTCCCAGAAGGTGCAAGAACAAAAGATGGAAAAGTTGCTGAATTTAAAAAAGTATTCGCAATTATTTCTAAAGAATTAGGGATAGATGTACAATGTTTAGGAATAAAAGGAGGATTTGAAGCATATTCAAGATATATGAAATTTCCTAAACCTAAAAAAATAAAAGTAGCAGTCCTAGATATAATCAAACCAGAAGGTTCATATGAAGAAATAGCTGAAAAAGCAAAAGAAATAATAACAAAATATGTTGAAAGCGAATAA
- a CDS encoding dihydroorotate oxidase: MASTKTHIGKFNFENCFMNAAGVYCFDREELEKILNSEAGTFVTKTATLSPRDGNPTPRYQDVPLGSINSMGLPNLGFDYYLEYLLELQKTHPDRTFFFSLVGMSPEDTHTLLKRVQESEFNGLVELNLSCPNVPGKPQIAYDLETTEKLLTEIFSYFKKPLGIKLPPYFDMVHFDQAAAVFNKFPLTFINCVNSIGNGLILDDETVLIKPKNGFGGIGGEYVKPTALANVHAFYKRLNPSIQIIGTGGVLTGRDAFEHILCGASMVQIGTTLHKEGPEAFKRITEELKAIMDEKGYKTIEDFRGKLKYL; encoded by the coding sequence ATGGCATCAACTAAAACTCATATTGGAAAATTTAATTTTGAAAACTGTTTTATGAATGCGGCTGGAGTTTACTGCTTTGATAGAGAGGAATTAGAGAAAATTTTAAATTCTGAAGCTGGAACTTTTGTTACGAAAACTGCTACACTAAGTCCTAGAGATGGAAATCCTACACCTCGTTACCAAGATGTACCTTTAGGAAGCATTAATTCAATGGGATTACCAAATTTAGGATTTGATTACTATTTGGAATATTTGTTGGAATTGCAAAAAACTCATCCAGATCGTACATTCTTCTTTTCACTAGTTGGAATGTCGCCTGAAGATACTCATACTTTATTGAAAAGAGTGCAAGAAAGCGAATTTAACGGACTTGTTGAATTAAATTTATCTTGTCCAAATGTCCCTGGAAAACCACAAATTGCCTACGATTTGGAAACTACAGAAAAATTATTGACAGAAATTTTTTCTTATTTCAAAAAACCTTTAGGTATAAAATTGCCACCTTACTTTGATATGGTTCATTTTGATCAAGCAGCAGCTGTATTTAACAAATTTCCATTAACTTTTATTAATTGCGTTAATAGTATTGGAAATGGACTTATTTTAGATGATGAAACTGTTCTTATTAAGCCTAAAAATGGGTTTGGAGGAATTGGAGGAGAATATGTTAAACCCACTGCTCTTGCAAATGTTCACGCATTTTATAAAAGATTAAATCCTTCTATTCAAATAATTGGAACTGGTGGAGTTCTTACTGGAAGAGATGCCTTTGAACACATTTTATGTGGTGCTAGTATGGTTCAAATCGGAACTACTTTGCATAAGGAAGGTCCTGAAGCATTTAAGAGAATTACTGAAGAATTAAAAGCTATTATGGATGAAAAAGGGTATAAAACTATTGAAGACTTTAGAGGAAAACTTAAATATTTGTAA